The following proteins are encoded in a genomic region of Bradyrhizobium sp. SK17:
- a CDS encoding alpha/beta hydrolase, which translates to MSEIDYEVEYNNRARVPENPALMAGWARDAAAYREQHPPRRLSYGPGERNVIDLFQGDRDGPIVVFIHGGYWQALDGSSSSHCARGLNGHGISVAVPSYDLCPNVSIDDIIGEMRAACRELARLGRPLVVSGHSAGGHLAACMLATDWPAYDASLPGKLVRAAYAISGLFELEPLVGTSINKALGLDRAAARAASPLFWTAPAGATLDAVVGGAESAEYHRQSRTIVDVWGGAGVATRFGTVPDANHFTAIAPLADPASAMVARLKQLTQV; encoded by the coding sequence GTGAGCGAGATCGATTACGAGGTCGAGTACAACAACCGGGCGCGGGTGCCGGAGAATCCGGCGTTGATGGCCGGCTGGGCGAGGGACGCAGCCGCCTATCGCGAACAGCATCCGCCGCGGCGGCTGAGCTATGGTCCGGGCGAGCGCAACGTCATCGACCTCTTCCAAGGTGATCGCGACGGTCCGATCGTGGTCTTCATCCACGGCGGCTACTGGCAGGCGCTCGACGGCTCGTCATCGAGCCATTGCGCCCGCGGCCTCAACGGCCACGGCATCAGCGTCGCGGTGCCGAGCTACGATCTCTGTCCCAACGTCTCGATCGACGACATCATCGGCGAGATGCGTGCGGCATGCCGCGAATTGGCCAGGCTCGGCCGGCCGCTCGTGGTGTCGGGCCACTCCGCTGGCGGACATCTTGCCGCATGCATGCTGGCGACCGATTGGCCGGCCTATGATGCGTCGCTGCCGGGCAAGCTGGTCAGGGCTGCTTACGCGATATCAGGCCTGTTCGAGCTGGAGCCGCTGGTCGGCACCAGCATCAACAAGGCGCTCGGCCTCGACCGCGCCGCAGCGAGGGCGGCGAGCCCGTTGTTCTGGACCGCGCCCGCAGGCGCCACGCTCGATGCCGTCGTCGGCGGCGCCGAGAGCGCCGAATATCACCGGCAGAGCCGGACCATCGTCGATGTCTGGGGCGGAGCGGGCGTTGCAACACGGTTCGGCACCGTGCCCGATGCCAATCATTTCACGGCGATCGCGCCGCTCGCCGACCCGGCGTCGGCGATGGTCGCGCGGCTGAAGCAGCTCACGCAGGTCTGA
- a CDS encoding benzoate-CoA ligase family protein: MSDEFPGLGPSGHVDDFARRNLPPPGQWPQLLLDRPEFRYPDYLNAAVELTDRIVAQGMGDRIALIGNGRQRTYKELTDWSNRLAHALVENYGVKPGHRVLIRSGNNPALVAAWLAATKAGAVVVNTMPMLRAGELTKIVDKAEISLALTDSRIADELVACAKTSKFLKQVVNFDGTQNHDAELDRIALNKPVRFDAVKTGRDDVALLGFTSGTTGEPKATMHFHRDLLIVADGYAREVLGVTPDDVFVGSPPLAFTFGLGGLAIFPLRFGATATLLENAAPSEMIRIIETYKATICFTAPTAYRAMMAAMDNGADLSSLRLAVSAGETLPAPVFESWTRKTGKPILDGIGSTELLHIFITNRTGSAVGGTTGTPVAGYEAKIVDEDMNELPAGQVGKLAVRGPTGCRYLADSRQTKYVRDGWNITGDAFVSDEHGRLSFVARADDMIISAGYNIAGPEVETALLGHPDVAECAVIGAPDEERGQIVSAFIVLKQGARSDDVEIKLLQDHVKATIAPYKYPRAIAFVEALPKTQTGKIQRFKLREAS; the protein is encoded by the coding sequence ATGTCAGATGAATTTCCCGGGCTCGGCCCATCCGGGCATGTCGACGATTTCGCGCGGCGCAACCTGCCGCCGCCAGGGCAATGGCCGCAGTTGCTGCTCGACCGTCCCGAGTTCAGATATCCCGACTATCTCAACGCCGCGGTCGAACTGACCGACCGCATCGTCGCGCAGGGCATGGGCGATCGCATTGCGCTGATCGGCAACGGCCGCCAGCGGACCTACAAGGAATTGACCGACTGGTCGAACCGTCTGGCGCATGCGCTGGTGGAGAATTACGGCGTCAAGCCCGGCCATCGCGTCCTGATCCGCTCGGGCAACAACCCGGCGCTGGTCGCGGCCTGGCTCGCGGCCACGAAAGCCGGCGCCGTCGTCGTCAACACCATGCCGATGCTGCGCGCCGGCGAGTTGACCAAGATCGTCGACAAGGCCGAGATCTCGCTGGCGCTGACCGACAGCCGCATCGCCGACGAGCTGGTGGCCTGCGCCAAGACCAGCAAATTCCTCAAGCAGGTGGTCAATTTCGACGGCACGCAAAACCACGACGCCGAGCTCGACCGGATCGCGCTCAACAAGCCGGTCAGATTCGATGCGGTGAAGACCGGTCGCGACGACGTTGCGCTGCTCGGCTTCACCTCGGGCACCACGGGTGAACCGAAGGCAACGATGCATTTCCACCGCGATCTGCTGATCGTGGCCGACGGTTATGCCAGGGAGGTGCTCGGCGTGACGCCCGACGACGTGTTCGTCGGCTCGCCGCCGCTGGCCTTCACCTTCGGCCTCGGCGGGCTTGCGATCTTCCCGCTGCGCTTCGGCGCCACCGCGACCTTGCTGGAGAACGCGGCGCCGAGCGAGATGATCCGGATCATCGAGACCTACAAGGCCACGATCTGCTTCACCGCGCCGACCGCCTATCGCGCGATGATGGCGGCGATGGACAACGGCGCCGACCTGTCGTCGCTGCGGCTCGCGGTCTCCGCCGGCGAGACGCTGCCAGCGCCGGTGTTCGAGAGCTGGACCAGGAAGACCGGCAAGCCGATCCTCGACGGCATCGGCAGCACGGAGCTGCTGCACATCTTCATCACCAACCGCACCGGCAGCGCGGTCGGCGGCACCACCGGCACGCCGGTCGCCGGCTACGAGGCGAAGATCGTCGACGAGGACATGAACGAGCTGCCGGCGGGGCAGGTCGGCAAGCTCGCGGTGCGTGGCCCGACCGGCTGCCGTTATCTCGCGGATTCCCGGCAGACCAAATATGTCCGCGACGGCTGGAACATCACCGGCGATGCCTTCGTCAGCGACGAGCACGGCCGGCTGTCGTTCGTGGCGCGCGCCGACGACATGATCATCTCGGCGGGCTACAACATCGCCGGTCCCGAGGTCGAGACGGCGCTGCTCGGCCATCCCGATGTTGCCGAATGCGCCGTGATCGGCGCACCCGACGAGGAGCGCGGACAGATCGTCTCGGCGTTCATCGTGCTGAAACAGGGCGCGCGCAGCGATGATGTCGAGATCAAGCTGTTGCAGGATCACGTCAAGGCGACCATCGCACCATACAAATATCCGCGCGCGATCGCCTTCGTCGAGGCGCTGCCGAAGACCCAGACCGGCAAGATCCAGCGCTTCAAGCTGCGCGAGGCCAGCTAG